The uncultured Pseudodesulfovibrio sp. genome includes a region encoding these proteins:
- the rplI gene encoding 50S ribosomal protein L9, whose translation MKLILRADVDALGRLGDIVTVKPGYGRNYLIPQGLAKPATTANLKAFELERRKLQEQADSLRAQAEGLADRIAACPIEIEVRVGDGDKLYGSVTTSNIGDAMEAAGIEIDRRKIILPEPIRSLGEYEIEIRLHPDVRGELKLTVTRHGGPVVEEVEETEEVAEAVEESVENAEDAETAEA comes from the coding sequence ATGAAACTTATTTTACGCGCTGACGTCGACGCACTGGGTCGACTCGGAGACATCGTTACCGTTAAGCCCGGTTACGGCCGCAACTACCTGATTCCTCAGGGCCTTGCCAAGCCGGCCACCACCGCCAACCTGAAGGCCTTCGAGCTCGAACGCCGCAAGCTGCAGGAGCAGGCTGATTCCCTGCGCGCCCAGGCCGAAGGTCTGGCCGATCGCATCGCAGCCTGTCCCATCGAGATCGAAGTGCGCGTCGGCGACGGCGACAAGCTGTACGGCTCCGTCACCACTTCCAACATCGGTGACGCCATGGAAGCTGCCGGCATCGAAATCGATCGCCGCAAGATCATCCTGCCCGAGCCCATCCGCTCCCTGGGTGAGTACGAGATCGAGATCCGCCTGCACCCGGACGTGCGCGGCGAGCTGAAGCTCACCGTCACCCGCCACGGCGGCCCCGTTGTCGAAGAAGTCGAAGAAACCGAAGAAGTGGCCGAGGCGGTCGAGGAATCCGTAGAGAATGCCGAAGACGCCGAAACCGCAGAGGCCTAG
- the rpsR gene encoding 30S ribosomal protein S18 yields MAFRKKFTPRKKFCRFCADAELPLDYKRPDILRDFVTERGKIIARRITGTCAKHQRRLTNEIKRARQMALLFYTTVHSTDVKKRSSM; encoded by the coding sequence ATGGCTTTCCGCAAAAAATTCACCCCGAGGAAGAAGTTCTGCCGCTTCTGCGCGGACGCAGAGCTGCCGCTGGACTACAAGCGTCCGGACATCCTGCGCGACTTCGTCACCGAACGCGGCAAGATCATCGCCCGTCGCATCACCGGCACCTGTGCAAAGCACCAGCGTCGGCTGACCAACGAGATCAAGCGCGCCCGTCAGATGGCCCTGCTTTTCTACACCACCGTTCACAGCACTGATGTGAAGAAACGGAGCTCCATGTAG
- the hisD gene encoding histidinol dehydrogenase, whose amino-acid sequence MNCRELTYTNREDWNAIGSWLEQRKDPDTKVDTIVRDILADVRKRGDEALAEYTRKFDCPDFDVAGLRVPAEAIATALSEIPDADVEILKEAIHRVRDFHLKQKEKSWWTTAEDGTILGQMVRPVDRVGLYVPGGQGGETPLISSLIMNAIPAQVAGVESIAVTSPPRKDGTLNPYILATAALLGLDEIHLTGSAWAIAALAYGTESIAPCDVLAGPGNIFVATAKSQLIGQVGIDMVAGPSEIVILADETANPAWLAADMLSQAEHDPLAASILVTPDTDLAARVREELKIQCEALPRCDIACKSLDDWGAIVTVPDVAAGTELVNLLAPEHLELAVGDPWSLLGSIRHAGAIFMGHNSPEPVGDYFAGPNHVLPTLRTVRFSSALSVQNFCKKSSVIAASPSYVAEHGDKIARLARLEGLEAHARSVEQRNK is encoded by the coding sequence ATGAATTGCAGAGAATTGACATATACCAATCGTGAGGATTGGAACGCCATTGGCAGCTGGCTGGAACAGCGCAAGGACCCGGACACCAAGGTGGACACCATTGTGCGTGACATCCTGGCCGACGTCCGGAAACGTGGCGATGAGGCCCTGGCCGAGTACACCCGCAAATTCGACTGCCCGGACTTTGACGTGGCCGGACTGCGCGTGCCCGCAGAAGCCATTGCAACCGCCCTCTCCGAAATCCCGGACGCCGACGTGGAAATCCTCAAGGAAGCCATCCACCGGGTGCGCGACTTCCACCTGAAGCAAAAGGAAAAGTCCTGGTGGACCACCGCCGAGGACGGCACCATTCTCGGCCAGATGGTCCGGCCCGTGGACCGCGTGGGCCTGTATGTGCCCGGTGGACAAGGCGGCGAAACACCGCTCATCTCCAGCCTGATCATGAACGCCATCCCTGCTCAGGTTGCCGGGGTTGAATCCATCGCCGTAACATCGCCTCCGCGCAAGGACGGGACGCTCAATCCGTACATCCTGGCTACCGCCGCCCTGCTCGGGCTGGACGAAATCCACCTTACCGGCTCCGCCTGGGCCATCGCAGCCCTGGCATACGGCACCGAAAGCATCGCACCGTGCGACGTGCTGGCCGGTCCCGGCAACATTTTCGTGGCCACGGCCAAGTCCCAGCTCATCGGACAGGTGGGCATCGACATGGTCGCCGGTCCTTCCGAGATCGTCATCCTGGCCGACGAGACCGCCAACCCTGCCTGGCTTGCGGCGGACATGCTCTCCCAGGCCGAACACGATCCCCTTGCGGCGTCCATCCTGGTCACCCCGGACACGGACCTGGCCGCCAGGGTTCGCGAGGAACTGAAGATCCAGTGCGAGGCTCTGCCCCGTTGCGACATCGCCTGCAAATCCCTGGACGACTGGGGTGCCATCGTCACTGTGCCCGACGTGGCTGCCGGAACGGAACTGGTCAATCTGCTGGCCCCCGAACACCTTGAGCTGGCTGTCGGCGATCCGTGGTCACTGCTCGGCTCCATCCGTCACGCAGGGGCCATCTTCATGGGCCACAATTCGCCCGAACCTGTTGGCGACTACTTTGCCGGCCCCAACCACGTGCTGCCGACCCTGCGCACGGTTCGTTTTTCCTCAGCCCTGTCGGTGCAGAACTTCTGCAAGAAGTCCAGCGTGATCGCCGCCAGCCCGAGCTATGTGGCCGAACACGGCGACAAGATCGCCCGCCTGGCCCGGCTGGAAGGGCTGGAAGCCCACGCCCGCAGCGTGGAACAACGCAACAAGTAA
- a CDS encoding metal-dependent hydrolase, translated as MEITWFGHANFRIKAADATLFIDPFFVGNPSAPSSYKDVDECNLILVTHDHHDHIGQTLELAIKHDAEVVAMFDVIQNLMKEGLPEHLGVGMNIGGTVRRKGLDIQMTQAIHSSSSGVPAGFVITEPGGLCVYDSGDTALFGDMELIGKFHDIDVAILPIGGRFTMDAQQAAYACKLLKCKKLIPQHWGTWGILDQNTQSMTEQLALVAPDTEMLELAIGKPLTI; from the coding sequence ATGGAGATTACCTGGTTCGGCCACGCGAATTTCAGAATCAAGGCCGCCGACGCCACCCTGTTCATCGATCCGTTTTTCGTGGGCAACCCCAGCGCCCCCAGTTCGTACAAGGATGTGGACGAGTGCAACCTCATCCTGGTGACCCACGACCATCACGATCACATCGGCCAGACGCTTGAGCTGGCGATCAAACATGACGCCGAAGTGGTCGCCATGTTCGACGTCATCCAGAATCTGATGAAGGAAGGGCTGCCCGAACACCTGGGCGTGGGCATGAACATCGGCGGCACGGTCAGGCGCAAGGGACTGGACATCCAGATGACCCAGGCCATCCACTCCTCGTCCAGCGGCGTGCCTGCAGGCTTCGTCATCACCGAACCGGGCGGACTGTGCGTCTACGATTCGGGCGATACGGCACTCTTCGGCGACATGGAGCTGATCGGGAAATTCCACGACATCGACGTGGCGATCCTGCCCATCGGCGGCCGGTTCACCATGGACGCGCAGCAGGCGGCCTACGCCTGCAAACTGCTCAAGTGCAAGAAACTCATTCCCCAGCACTGGGGAACCTGGGGCATTCTCGACCAGAACACCCAATCCATGACCGAACAGTTGGCCCTGGTCGCTCCCGATACGGAGATGCTCGAGTTGGCTATCGGCAAGCCCCTGACCATCTAG
- a CDS encoding bacteriohemerythrin, with protein MSLIQWDEAMSVGMDELDEQHRELIDLLNESYDAIQRHDETLMVLLIDKMRDYSMVHFQAEEAVLRSLGYPDIEAHTKQHRIYADKVDEFRRDMLVRTNLSQVFIFLSRWLTNHIMHEDRKFIPWLPETDDEGA; from the coding sequence ATGTCTCTCATTCAATGGGACGAAGCCATGTCCGTGGGCATGGACGAGCTGGACGAGCAGCACAGGGAACTCATCGACCTGCTCAACGAGTCCTATGACGCCATTCAGCGTCACGACGAAACGCTCATGGTCTTGCTCATAGACAAGATGCGCGACTATTCCATGGTGCATTTCCAGGCGGAGGAAGCCGTCCTGCGCAGCCTGGGCTACCCGGACATCGAGGCCCACACCAAGCAGCACCGAATCTATGCCGACAAAGTGGATGAGTTCAGGCGTGACATGCTCGTCAGAACCAATCTTTCCCAGGTCTTCATCTTCCTCAGCCGCTGGCTGACCAACCATATCATGCATGAAGACCGCAAGTTCATCCCCTGGCTCCCGGAGACCGACGACGAGGGGGCGTGA
- a CDS encoding outer membrane homotrimeric porin, which yields MKRLSLLAAALIMVLGMAVSASAAPEVSISGNLLVNAVWMNNWDFRDGTNDGAAMDIVERADLYFTVTANENLKGVLGLRSDKGSWGDADFGLDRPGGADRAQLNIRDAYIDFNWPGTDVNVKAGIYTVALPQSVGSASMILAERAGAVMVSAPVTDNVSVLAGYTRLFNDNNTTGNTLGAVTDGEDFLDGYLVAVPLSFEGVSATPFFLYANGGQNFAANNEEITAYWTGTNFTMSLFDPFIIKADVNYGNLDADTEALDASGWLFDLGLDYTGFDFMNVSAYFVYTTGNDDDAANGAETMPILNGDWAVGSFFFGGGSITSDDINGGDTPMGFWTIGLSLTDIQSFAQGLTHDFHVLYAKGTNDSDLGVAGQTLGSYLTDDDSLWEVDFNTAYAVYDELTLYGQLGYINSDFDDDVWGNNVDNDAWKFATGVVYKF from the coding sequence ATGAAACGTTTGTCTCTGCTCGCAGCTGCCCTGATCATGGTTCTGGGCATGGCTGTGTCCGCTTCCGCGGCTCCTGAGGTTTCCATCTCCGGTAACCTCCTCGTGAACGCCGTCTGGATGAACAACTGGGATTTCCGTGACGGTACCAATGACGGCGCCGCTATGGACATCGTCGAGCGTGCTGACCTGTACTTCACCGTCACCGCCAACGAGAACCTTAAAGGTGTTCTCGGCCTGCGTTCCGACAAGGGTAGCTGGGGTGATGCTGACTTCGGTCTGGACCGGCCCGGTGGCGCTGACCGCGCTCAGCTGAACATCCGTGACGCTTACATCGACTTCAACTGGCCCGGCACCGACGTCAACGTCAAGGCCGGTATCTACACCGTTGCTCTGCCGCAGTCCGTTGGTTCCGCTTCCATGATCCTGGCCGAGCGCGCTGGCGCCGTCATGGTCTCCGCTCCGGTTACCGACAATGTCTCCGTGCTGGCCGGTTACACCCGCCTGTTCAACGACAACAACACCACTGGCAACACCCTGGGTGCTGTCACCGATGGTGAGGACTTCCTGGACGGTTACCTGGTTGCCGTGCCCCTGTCCTTCGAAGGCGTCTCCGCCACTCCGTTCTTCCTGTACGCCAACGGTGGCCAGAACTTCGCTGCTAACAACGAAGAGATCACCGCTTACTGGACTGGTACCAACTTCACCATGTCCCTGTTCGATCCCTTCATCATCAAGGCCGACGTTAACTACGGTAACCTCGATGCCGACACCGAAGCCCTCGACGCTTCCGGTTGGTTGTTCGACCTGGGTCTGGACTACACCGGTTTCGACTTCATGAACGTGTCCGCTTACTTCGTGTACACCACTGGTAACGACGACGACGCCGCTAACGGTGCCGAGACCATGCCCATCCTGAACGGCGACTGGGCTGTCGGTTCCTTCTTCTTCGGCGGTGGTTCCATCACCTCTGACGACATCAACGGTGGCGACACCCCCATGGGCTTCTGGACCATCGGTCTGTCTCTGACCGACATCCAGTCCTTCGCTCAGGGCCTGACCCACGACTTCCACGTCTTGTACGCCAAGGGTACCAACGACAGCGACCTGGGTGTTGCTGGCCAGACCCTGGGTTCTTACCTGACCGACGACGACTCCCTGTGGGAAGTTGACTTCAACACCGCTTACGCTGTGTACGACGAGCTGACCCTGTACGGCCAGCTGGGCTACATCAACTCCGACTTCGACGACGACGTCTGGGGTAACAACGTCGACAACGACGCTTGGAAGTTCGCTACTGGTGTTGTCTACAAGTTCTAA
- a CDS encoding phosphoribosylaminoimidazolesuccinocarboxamide synthase → MAAVLETNITEYPLISRGKVRDIYEIDADTLLLVTTDRISAFDVVMPDPIEDKGKVLNQITLFWMKMMEDMVPNHIIATNVDDYPEPLHKYREQLQDRSVLAKKAKPLPIECIVRGFITGSGWSDYLKTGEVCGHKLPEGLQESEMLEKALFTPSTKADLGEHDENITLDKAAELLGEEMMRKVEKLALDIYTRARDYAKKRGILIADTKFEFGILDGELIFIDEALTPDSSRFWPEDGYASGQSQPSFDKQYFRDWLVKIGFNKQPPAPNIPEDIAARTRDKYLEAYKLLTGEDLKV, encoded by the coding sequence ATGGCTGCCGTTCTTGAAACCAACATTACCGAGTACCCGCTCATCTCCCGCGGCAAGGTCCGCGACATCTACGAGATCGATGCGGATACCCTGCTTCTGGTGACCACCGACCGCATTTCCGCCTTCGACGTGGTCATGCCCGACCCCATCGAGGACAAAGGCAAGGTGCTCAACCAGATCACCCTGTTCTGGATGAAGATGATGGAGGACATGGTCCCCAACCACATCATCGCCACCAACGTGGACGACTATCCCGAACCGCTGCACAAATACCGCGAGCAGTTGCAGGACCGCTCGGTGCTTGCCAAGAAGGCCAAGCCCCTGCCCATCGAATGCATCGTGCGCGGCTTCATCACCGGTTCCGGCTGGTCCGACTACCTCAAGACCGGTGAAGTCTGCGGCCACAAGCTGCCCGAGGGCCTTCAGGAATCCGAGATGCTCGAAAAGGCGCTGTTCACTCCGTCCACCAAGGCCGACCTGGGCGAGCACGACGAGAACATCACCCTGGACAAGGCGGCCGAGCTGCTCGGTGAGGAGATGATGCGCAAGGTCGAAAAGCTGGCGCTCGACATCTACACCCGCGCCCGTGACTACGCCAAGAAACGCGGCATCCTCATCGCAGACACCAAATTCGAATTCGGCATCCTGGACGGCGAATTGATCTTCATCGACGAAGCCCTGACCCCGGACTCCTCGCGCTTCTGGCCCGAAGACGGCTATGCGTCAGGACAGTCCCAGCCCAGCTTCGACAAGCAGTACTTCCGCGACTGGTTGGTCAAGATCGGCTTCAACAAGCAGCCGCCCGCACCGAACATCCCCGAGGACATCGCCGCGCGTACCCGCGACAAGTACCTCGAAGCATACAAGCTCCTGACCGGAGAGGACCTGAAGGTCTAA
- a CDS encoding aldo/keto reductase: MQEVHIPEITLNDGRSMPALGLGTYKLNGLEGVKALVGGVDAGYRLLDSAFNYENEGALGQAVRRADIDREKLFLVSKLPGRHQRREEALRTIEESLYRAGLDYWDLYLIHWPNPKQGLYVEAWKALLEARERGLIRSAGVCNFLPEHLEVLVRETGTAPAVNQVELHPYFSQKEQVAFDRRHHIVTQAWSPLARTLNIMKEKTLQEIAEVTGKSVAQVVLRWHVQSGVVPVPKSATPERQKENMNVFNFELCDADMAAIDALARPDGRLKGQDPAVYEEY, encoded by the coding sequence ATGCAGGAAGTACACATTCCCGAAATCACCTTGAACGACGGCAGAAGCATGCCCGCGCTGGGCCTGGGTACCTACAAACTCAACGGCCTGGAAGGGGTGAAGGCTCTTGTAGGGGGTGTCGACGCCGGATACCGGCTTCTGGATTCCGCCTTCAATTACGAGAACGAGGGAGCGCTGGGGCAGGCCGTGCGCCGGGCCGACATTGACCGGGAAAAACTGTTTCTGGTCTCCAAGCTGCCGGGACGCCACCAGCGGCGCGAGGAGGCTTTGCGAACCATTGAGGAATCCCTCTACCGGGCCGGACTCGATTATTGGGACTTGTATCTAATCCACTGGCCCAATCCGAAACAGGGTTTGTATGTGGAGGCGTGGAAGGCCTTGCTTGAAGCCAGGGAGCGGGGGCTGATCCGTTCGGCGGGCGTATGCAACTTCCTGCCCGAGCATCTGGAAGTGCTGGTTCGGGAAACCGGCACGGCTCCGGCGGTCAATCAGGTGGAACTGCATCCCTATTTTTCACAGAAGGAGCAGGTCGCTTTCGACCGCAGGCACCATATCGTCACTCAGGCGTGGAGCCCTCTAGCCAGGACCCTCAATATAATGAAAGAGAAGACGTTGCAGGAGATCGCCGAGGTCACGGGCAAGAGCGTGGCCCAGGTCGTCCTGCGTTGGCACGTTCAGTCGGGCGTCGTGCCTGTGCCCAAATCCGCCACACCCGAGCGGCAGAAGGAGAACATGAATGTGTTCAACTTCGAGCTGTGCGACGCGGACATGGCGGCCATCGACGCCTTGGCGCGCCCTGACGGCCGCCTCAAGGGACAGGACCCGGCGGTGTACGAGGAGTACTAG
- the rpsF gene encoding 30S ribosomal protein S6, with protein MANNYETLVLLSPELAAEDRTTLLDTLTGIVDREGGKMVETDDWGMRQLAYPVQKQTRGYYVRLVYEAPGALVAELERNIRITDGIFKFMTVKLAA; from the coding sequence ATGGCAAACAATTACGAGACGCTCGTCCTGCTCTCCCCGGAGCTGGCGGCAGAGGACAGGACCACCCTCCTGGACACTCTGACCGGCATCGTGGACCGCGAGGGCGGCAAAATGGTTGAGACCGACGACTGGGGCATGCGCCAGCTGGCCTACCCTGTCCAGAAGCAGACCCGTGGATACTACGTTCGCCTGGTGTACGAAGCCCCCGGCGCGCTGGTTGCCGAACTCGAGCGCAACATCCGCATCACCGACGGTATCTTCAAGTTCATGACCGTCAAACTGGCTGCCTAG
- the uvrC gene encoding excinuclease ABC subunit UvrC — MDTEYKFFADQFPDTPGVYLMKDERGRILYVGKAKKLRRRLASYFRNPAGQTPKTRALVARIRHIDTLLTATEKEALLLESGLIKKHRPRYNVVLKDDKQYVLFRLDRQNDFPRLSMTRKVVRDGSVYFGPFTSASAARTVWKLLGKVFPLRKCKDTAFRNRVRPCLYHDIGQCWAPCTKDVDRQEYAEMVHRVEMLLSGRSLELVDDLTRKMKTASRDMAFERAAEYRDQIRAVKKTVEGQAAVIHDNRDRDVVGIAENGQGLGLGLLFVRQGRLLDQKQFFWPGLTLEEGPEVVESFIGQFYGVGRFIPSTLVVPMDLEESPLPEILAERSGHNVHIVTPRNTQEKQLLGIARNVASRSMEVHETITSRLQKVLRLPEEPVRIECVDASHLGGRDMRVGQVVFEDGRRNPEASRVYAFPDLDGSGDDYAALAGWARRRIESGPPWPDLVLIDGGRGQIAAVEKGLAECTEECGWELASIAKGETRRAGELGDVIFRPGRKNPMPLKPGSPELLFLQKIRDAAHRFVLGRQRRARKKAVLSSELTSLPGIGPKTARILWDRFESLDAMLEAGPKDIGALSGIGPKRADKIHGALQALKTSRES, encoded by the coding sequence ATGGATACCGAGTACAAATTTTTTGCCGACCAGTTCCCCGACACGCCCGGCGTTTATTTAATGAAAGATGAACGCGGGCGGATCCTCTATGTGGGCAAGGCCAAGAAGCTGCGGCGTCGGCTGGCCTCCTATTTCCGCAATCCGGCAGGGCAGACTCCCAAGACACGCGCCCTGGTCGCCCGCATCCGCCACATCGATACCTTGCTCACGGCCACCGAAAAGGAGGCCCTGCTCCTGGAGTCCGGGCTGATCAAGAAGCACCGGCCGCGCTACAATGTCGTCCTCAAGGATGACAAGCAATACGTCCTCTTTCGTCTGGACCGCCAAAACGACTTTCCCCGTCTGTCCATGACCCGCAAGGTGGTTCGGGACGGTTCGGTCTATTTTGGGCCGTTCACCTCGGCCTCGGCCGCGCGAACCGTCTGGAAGCTGCTCGGCAAGGTGTTTCCGCTGCGCAAGTGCAAGGACACCGCATTCCGGAATCGTGTCCGTCCGTGCCTGTATCACGACATTGGTCAGTGCTGGGCGCCGTGCACCAAGGATGTTGACCGGCAGGAGTATGCGGAGATGGTCCATCGGGTGGAAATGCTTCTGTCCGGCCGCAGTCTGGAACTGGTGGATGACCTGACAAGGAAGATGAAGACGGCGTCCAGGGATATGGCGTTCGAGCGGGCTGCGGAATACCGTGACCAGATTCGGGCGGTGAAGAAGACCGTGGAAGGGCAGGCCGCAGTGATCCACGACAACCGTGACCGTGACGTGGTCGGTATTGCCGAGAACGGCCAGGGGCTTGGTCTGGGGCTTCTCTTCGTGCGCCAGGGGCGTCTGCTCGACCAAAAACAGTTTTTCTGGCCCGGTCTGACCCTGGAGGAGGGGCCGGAGGTGGTCGAGAGTTTCATCGGCCAATTCTACGGTGTGGGGCGGTTCATACCGTCCACCCTGGTCGTGCCGATGGATTTGGAGGAATCCCCGCTGCCGGAAATCCTGGCCGAGCGCAGTGGGCACAACGTGCATATCGTCACACCGCGGAACACGCAGGAAAAACAGTTGCTCGGCATTGCCCGTAACGTCGCCTCACGGTCCATGGAGGTGCACGAGACCATTACCTCGCGGTTGCAGAAGGTCTTGCGGCTCCCGGAAGAGCCGGTGCGCATCGAGTGCGTGGACGCTTCACACCTGGGCGGCCGCGACATGCGCGTGGGGCAGGTGGTCTTCGAGGATGGCCGACGCAACCCGGAGGCCTCACGTGTCTATGCCTTCCCCGATCTGGACGGATCGGGTGACGACTACGCGGCCCTGGCCGGATGGGCGCGTCGACGCATTGAGTCCGGTCCGCCCTGGCCTGATCTGGTACTTATCGACGGCGGCAGGGGGCAGATCGCGGCCGTGGAAAAGGGGCTGGCCGAGTGCACCGAGGAATGTGGCTGGGAGCTGGCCTCCATTGCCAAGGGCGAGACCCGTCGTGCCGGTGAGTTGGGCGACGTTATTTTCCGGCCCGGTCGCAAGAACCCCATGCCCCTCAAACCGGGCAGTCCGGAATTGCTCTTCCTGCAGAAGATCCGTGATGCAGCCCACCGTTTCGTGCTGGGGCGGCAGCGGCGGGCGCGCAAGAAAGCGGTCTTGAGCAGCGAGTTGACCTCCCTGCCCGGCATCGGACCCAAGACGGCGCGGATCCTCTGGGATCGTTTCGAGTCCCTGGACGCCATGCTCGAGGCCGGGCCCAAGGACATCGGGGCGCTGTCCGGCATCGGTCCCAAACGGGCGGACAAAATCCATGGAGCCCTGCAGGCCTTGAAAACATCACGGGAATCCTGA
- a CDS encoding UbiX family flavin prenyltransferase, whose translation MEAKRIILAVSGASGSLYAQSLIKGLIGRDDVELHVIISDAARKVLALETDLTPEDLTKGATVHDADDISAPPASGSWRHDGMIICPCSMATLSAVATGYGHTLIHRAADVTLKERGRLILVPRETPLSTIHLQNMLTATQAGAVILPACPGFYHRPATIADLTDQLAGKVLDQLDIPHSLFRRWGE comes from the coding sequence ATGGAAGCAAAACGCATCATCCTGGCGGTCAGCGGCGCAAGCGGCAGCCTGTACGCCCAATCCCTGATCAAGGGACTCATTGGCCGCGACGACGTGGAACTCCACGTCATCATCTCCGACGCCGCCAGAAAGGTGCTGGCCCTGGAAACCGACCTTACGCCTGAAGACCTTACAAAGGGCGCAACGGTCCATGACGCCGACGACATCTCCGCCCCGCCTGCCAGCGGCTCATGGAGACACGATGGCATGATCATCTGCCCCTGCTCCATGGCCACCCTGTCCGCCGTCGCCACCGGCTACGGCCACACCCTCATCCATCGGGCAGCGGACGTGACCCTCAAGGAACGCGGCAGGCTGATCCTCGTGCCGCGGGAAACCCCGCTTTCCACCATCCATCTGCAAAACATGCTCACGGCGACACAGGCCGGAGCTGTCATTTTACCGGCATGTCCGGGTTTCTATCATCGCCCGGCAACCATTGCGGACCTGACCGACCAGCTGGCCGGCAAGGTCCTCGACCAACTGGACATTCCCCATTCCCTGTTCAGGCGGTGGGGAGAGTAG